A genomic segment from Leptolyngbya boryana PCC 6306 encodes:
- a CDS encoding bifunctional metallophosphatase/5'-nucleotidase — protein MQFSKRRAAKRSIQQRISLTATSLMLSFGAVLSIAHTSVAEVVNITLLHLNDIYEITPIEGGKRGGMARIATLRKRLLARNPRTFTMLAGDALSPSALGTAKINGKRLAGQQMVAAMNAVGFDYATLGNHEFDITKEEFLQRLSESKFKWFSSNVDNEFGQPFPNVERAPIIITQGDRGNTVRIGLIGLTIDSNPAQYVRYRDPIETAKAQVAAMRGKVDVIVALTHLSLAEDQQLAVAVPEIDLILGGHEHENIQQWRFVQRPTRSARCFDQGTPIFKADANARTVYIHTLRYDTTSRCLTIDSRLQLITDAIPDDPTTAKVVQEWQQKGFQGFRDSGFDPAQTIATTSEYLDGLEESVRNRSTNLTDLIAKSMLREVGDAELAIFNSGSIRIDDRIPPGKITQYDVIRILPFGGKVLSVEIPGELLKRVLDQGRANRGAGGYLQMANVRYDEKLGWLIQERSLQTNRSYRIAISEFLMSGNEQNLGFLSLQAPGVKRIAEKRDIRFAVIQEMQAMK, from the coding sequence ATGCAATTCTCGAAACGGCGAGCCGCGAAACGCTCGATACAACAACGCATCTCTTTGACTGCAACAAGTCTTATGCTCAGCTTTGGCGCTGTGCTCAGCATTGCTCACACTTCGGTTGCAGAAGTTGTGAATATTACACTTTTACATCTCAATGATATTTATGAAATCACCCCGATTGAAGGAGGTAAACGAGGCGGAATGGCACGGATCGCAACATTGCGAAAACGGCTTCTTGCTAGGAATCCCCGAACGTTTACTATGCTTGCAGGTGATGCACTGAGTCCATCCGCGTTAGGCACTGCAAAAATTAATGGTAAACGTCTCGCAGGTCAGCAAATGGTTGCTGCTATGAATGCAGTTGGCTTCGACTACGCGACTCTGGGAAATCATGAATTTGACATTACGAAAGAAGAATTTTTACAACGTCTTAGTGAATCAAAATTTAAATGGTTTTCGAGCAATGTCGATAATGAGTTTGGGCAGCCTTTTCCGAATGTAGAACGCGCTCCGATCATCATTACTCAAGGCGATCGCGGTAACACAGTTCGCATTGGATTAATTGGACTAACGATTGATAGTAATCCCGCTCAATATGTCCGCTATCGTGACCCGATTGAAACTGCAAAAGCTCAAGTTGCTGCAATGCGTGGAAAAGTAGATGTAATTGTGGCTCTGACGCATCTCAGTCTTGCAGAAGATCAGCAGCTTGCGGTTGCTGTGCCCGAAATTGATCTGATTCTGGGTGGACATGAACATGAGAACATTCAGCAATGGAGATTTGTTCAGCGCCCAACTCGATCGGCTCGCTGCTTTGACCAAGGAACTCCGATTTTCAAAGCAGATGCCAATGCTCGAACCGTTTATATTCATACGCTCAGATACGACACGACGAGCCGCTGTCTGACGATCGACTCTCGACTGCAACTGATTACCGATGCGATTCCTGATGATCCGACGACAGCTAAGGTTGTGCAAGAGTGGCAGCAGAAAGGGTTCCAAGGCTTTCGCGATAGTGGATTTGATCCGGCTCAAACCATTGCGACGACCTCTGAATATTTAGATGGACTAGAAGAAAGCGTTCGCAATCGATCGACGAATTTGACTGATTTGATTGCAAAATCAATGCTTCGAGAAGTTGGAGATGCAGAACTTGCAATTTTTAACAGTGGGAGCATTCGGATTGACGATCGCATTCCACCCGGAAAAATTACCCAGTATGATGTGATTCGGATTTTGCCATTTGGTGGGAAAGTACTCTCGGTGGAAATCCCCGGAGAATTGCTGAAACGAGTTTTAGATCAAGGTCGCGCAAACCGAGGTGCAGGTGGATATTTGCAAATGGCGAATGTGCGATATGACGAAAAGTTAGGATGGTTGATTCAAGAGCGATCGCTTCAGACGAACCGAAGTTATAGAATTGCAATCAGTGAGTTTCTGATGAGTGGCAACGAACAAAATCTTGGATTTTTGTCGCTGCAAGCGCCCGGAGTGAAGCGGATCGCAGAAAAACGAGATATTCGATTTGCTGTGATTCAGGAAATGCAAGCCATGAAGTAA
- a CDS encoding IS1 family transposase (programmed frameshift), with product MVLEPVQCPDCQSVDVVKHGRSAAGKQRYCCRNLECSRRSFILNFSYRGRLPEVKAQISDMAINGSGIRDTARVLKISPTTVIETPEKKSSQLEQVNISLLEQHQPDNTAVMVVRVEAAEMDEMWSFVESKQHQRWLWHAIDHQTGKVLAYVLATHEDSALKQLQQLLAPFSIQRFYTDSWGAYLRLLDEQHHTVGKANTQRIERKHLTLRTRIKRLARKTICFSKTEKMHDTVIGLFINRHEFGRAV from the exons ATGGTCCTAGAACCTGTTCAATGTCCCGATTGCCAGAGTGTGGATGTCGTTAAGCATGGTCGCAGTGCTGCTGGAAAACAACGGTATTGTTGCCGTAACTTAGAGTGTTCGAGACGATCATTTATCTTGAACTTTAGCTATCGAGGACGACTGCCTGAAGTCAAAGCGCAAATCAGCGACATGGCAATCAACGGCAGTGGTATTCGTGATACCGCCAGAGTGTTGAAGATTAGCCCAACGACTGTGATTGAAACGC CTGAAAAAAAGTCAAGTCAACTTGAACAAGTAAACATAAGTCTGCTCGAACAGCACCAACCGGATAACACTGCAGTCATGGTCGTCAGAGTCGAGGCGGCGGAGATGGACGAGATGTGGAGTTTTGTCGAGTCAAAGCAGCATCAACGATGGTTGTGGCACGCGATTGACCATCAAACTGGAAAAGTCCTTGCCTATGTGCTAGCCACCCATGAAGACTCAGCTCTTAAGCAACTTCAGCAACTGTTAGCTCCTTTTTCGATTCAACGGTTTTACACCGATAGTTGGGGAGCTTACTTGCGATTGCTAGATGAGCAGCACCATACGGTTGGCAAAGCCAACACACAGCGCATTGAGCGGAAACATCTAACTTTGAGAACTCGGATCAAGCGGCTTGCCAGAAAGACGATCTGTTTTTCCAAGACTGAGAAGATGCATGATACTGTGATTGGATTATTCATCAATCGTCATGAGTTCGGGCGAGCAGTATAA
- the hsdR gene encoding type I restriction-modification system endonuclease — protein sequence MPTSYNFEFLAVHDRQLVRLGALAEQYFPTDPNTCLIKLRQFGELLAELVAAKAGLYEPELRQVDLLRRLRDQGILRGDVDRLFHELRIEGNKATHGLEGNERTALSCLRYARWLGTWFHRTFTKNPAFDPGPFLPPPNPVRETEALKTELERLRQEIQQGEAAIAAAQLAAQTETERRIAAETLATEIEAQRQAVEAHLKKIQEDAKQQSQQVLQQTVEQAQSAEVTIVLDERETRRLIDQQLRRAGWEVDSEELTYAKGTRPQKGQHIAISEYPTRGGRADYALFVGLQIVAVVEAKRQSTDVAEGALNQAKRYSRGFEARDGILSSGTWGEYHVPFVFATNGRPFLQQIQTKSGIWFCDLRRPSNLRCPLQTWYSPQGLIDALAQDVDEAHIKLSQEGFNYGLELRDYQIRAIHSVEAALATGARKLLVAMATGTGKTKTCIALVYRLLKAKRFRRILFLVDRTALGEQTENAFKESRMENLQTFTDIFDLKTLKDTEPDRDTKVHVATVQSLVKRILYPTDESAVPTADQYDCIVVDECHRGYLLDRELSDEEIEFRDFDDYVSKYRRVLEQFDAVKIGLTATPALHTTQIFGDPVYTYSYREAVIDGWLIDHEPPFRIRTALSEDGMVWKPGDRMEFFNPQTGELDLVHAPDEVRLEIEQFNKQVVTEEFNRVVCEAIAPYLDPALPEKTLIFCVTDDHADIVVRQLRKALADQYGSVDDEAVQKITGKADKPSQWIRRFRNEVYPKVAVTVDLLTTGIDVPSICNLVFIRRVNSRILYEQMLGRATRLCDGKEVFRIFDAVDLYTAIAPVSSMKPIAVDPKLSFTQLVNEIGTVQSIAAVESILDQLLAKLQRKRRHLSETQLSQLEAIAGVPVADLVGYLKQQKPDELRAWFEQRQSIGEILDRKDGGVKPILISYHADELRGIERGYGTAERPQDYLESFRAFLLDNLNKVPALIVVTQRPRDLTRSQLKEIRFLLDSEGYTEKNLQVAWQETTNEDIAASIIGFIRQAALGDALIPYSERVDRAMRKILASRSWTPPQRRWLERIGKQLKVEVIVDRESFDQGAFKADGGGFERLNKMFNGQLDEIVVEIREQLWEDVS from the coding sequence ATGCCAACTTCGTACAACTTTGAATTTCTAGCGGTTCACGATCGTCAACTGGTTCGGCTCGGTGCGTTAGCCGAGCAGTATTTTCCGACTGACCCAAACACTTGTCTGATCAAGCTCCGGCAGTTTGGCGAATTACTGGCAGAGCTCGTCGCAGCGAAAGCGGGTTTATACGAGCCAGAGTTGCGGCAAGTTGATTTACTCAGGCGGTTGCGCGATCAGGGCATTTTGCGTGGAGATGTTGATCGCTTATTTCACGAATTGCGAATTGAGGGAAACAAGGCGACTCATGGTTTAGAGGGCAATGAGCGCACAGCATTAAGCTGCTTGAGATATGCGCGTTGGCTTGGAACCTGGTTTCATCGCACGTTCACGAAAAATCCGGCTTTTGATCCTGGCCCATTTTTACCGCCGCCCAATCCAGTTCGAGAAACCGAAGCTCTCAAAACGGAGTTAGAACGGCTGCGTCAAGAGATTCAGCAGGGTGAAGCTGCGATCGCTGCCGCGCAATTGGCAGCACAAACGGAAACGGAACGACGGATTGCGGCGGAAACATTAGCCACGGAAATTGAGGCACAGCGTCAAGCTGTGGAAGCGCATCTAAAAAAGATTCAGGAAGATGCGAAGCAGCAATCTCAGCAAGTGCTTCAACAAACCGTTGAACAGGCACAGAGCGCCGAAGTGACGATCGTGCTCGATGAGAGAGAAACCCGACGATTGATCGATCAGCAGTTACGGCGTGCGGGATGGGAGGTCGATTCAGAAGAATTAACCTATGCAAAGGGGACGCGGCCGCAGAAAGGACAGCACATCGCGATCTCTGAGTATCCTACCCGTGGGGGACGAGCCGACTATGCGTTGTTTGTCGGGCTGCAAATTGTGGCAGTTGTGGAAGCGAAGCGGCAAAGCACTGATGTTGCGGAAGGGGCACTGAACCAAGCCAAGCGATATAGTCGGGGGTTTGAAGCAAGAGATGGAATTCTTTCGAGCGGAACGTGGGGTGAGTATCATGTCCCATTTGTGTTCGCTACGAACGGACGACCGTTTTTGCAGCAGATTCAGACGAAGAGCGGGATTTGGTTTTGTGACTTGCGCCGCCCAAGTAATCTACGATGTCCATTACAAACTTGGTACTCGCCTCAAGGCTTAATCGATGCACTGGCTCAAGATGTGGATGAAGCTCATATCAAACTCAGTCAAGAAGGCTTCAACTATGGTTTAGAGCTGCGAGACTATCAAATCCGAGCCATCCACTCGGTCGAGGCAGCTTTAGCCACAGGAGCGCGAAAATTGCTCGTGGCAATGGCAACCGGGACCGGAAAAACTAAGACTTGTATTGCGCTGGTTTATCGCCTGCTCAAAGCAAAGCGATTTCGTCGGATTTTGTTTTTGGTGGATCGGACTGCACTTGGAGAACAGACTGAGAATGCGTTCAAAGAGTCTCGAATGGAGAATTTGCAGACCTTCACGGATATTTTTGACCTTAAAACGCTCAAAGATACTGAACCGGATCGAGATACTAAGGTTCACGTCGCCACGGTACAAAGTTTAGTCAAACGTATTCTTTATCCGACGGATGAAAGTGCTGTCCCAACCGCAGATCAATACGATTGCATCGTGGTCGATGAGTGTCATCGCGGATATTTGCTCGATCGTGAATTGAGCGACGAAGAAATCGAGTTTCGGGATTTCGACGATTATGTCTCGAAATATCGTCGAGTTTTAGAGCAGTTTGATGCCGTTAAGATTGGGCTAACTGCAACTCCTGCATTACATACAACGCAAATTTTTGGTGATCCGGTCTATACCTATAGCTATCGAGAAGCGGTGATCGATGGCTGGCTGATTGATCATGAACCTCCGTTTCGGATTCGGACGGCGTTGTCGGAAGATGGCATGGTCTGGAAACCCGGCGATCGTATGGAATTTTTTAATCCTCAAACGGGTGAACTTGATTTGGTTCATGCTCCCGATGAGGTGAGGCTGGAGATTGAGCAGTTTAATAAACAGGTTGTGACTGAGGAATTTAATCGGGTGGTGTGTGAGGCGATCGCGCCCTATCTTGATCCGGCACTGCCTGAAAAGACGTTGATTTTCTGTGTCACGGATGATCATGCCGATATCGTTGTGCGGCAACTCCGTAAAGCCCTCGCTGACCAGTATGGTAGCGTCGATGACGAGGCAGTGCAAAAAATTACCGGGAAAGCAGATAAGCCATCGCAATGGATTCGGCGCTTTCGCAATGAGGTTTACCCAAAAGTGGCAGTCACAGTCGATTTATTGACAACCGGGATTGATGTGCCTTCGATCTGTAATTTGGTGTTTATTCGGCGGGTGAACTCACGAATTCTGTATGAGCAGATGTTAGGACGAGCAACCCGTCTTTGTGACGGTAAAGAGGTGTTTCGGATTTTCGACGCGGTAGATTTGTACACGGCGATTGCGCCTGTTTCGTCGATGAAACCGATAGCAGTTGATCCTAAGCTTTCCTTCACGCAATTGGTCAATGAAATCGGTACAGTTCAATCAATTGCTGCTGTTGAAAGCATCCTAGATCAACTGCTTGCCAAACTTCAGCGTAAGCGGCGACATCTCAGTGAAACGCAGCTATCGCAGTTGGAAGCGATTGCAGGTGTTCCTGTTGCAGATTTGGTGGGCTATCTCAAACAGCAAAAGCCGGATGAATTAAGAGCTTGGTTTGAGCAGCGTCAAAGCATTGGAGAAATTCTCGATCGTAAAGATGGCGGAGTTAAGCCAATTCTGATTTCTTATCACGCGGATGAGCTGCGGGGAATCGAGCGAGGTTATGGTACGGCAGAACGTCCCCAAGACTATCTAGAAAGTTTTCGCGCTTTCTTGTTGGACAATCTCAACAAGGTTCCAGCCTTGATTGTGGTGACGCAACGTCCACGGGATTTGACGCGATCGCAACTCAAAGAGATTCGATTCTTACTGGATTCTGAAGGCTACACGGAGAAAAACTTACAAGTTGCATGGCAAGAGACGACGAATGAAGATATTGCAGCTTCGATTATTGGCTTTATTCGTCAGGCAGCTTTAGGAGATGCGCTAATTCCTTACAGTGAGCGAGTCGATCGCGCCATGCGGAAGATTCTTGCCAGTCGGAGTTGGACACCGCCCCAGCGTCGGTGGCTGGAGCGGATTGGGAAGCAACTTAAGGTTGAAGTGATTGTCGATCGCGAGAGTTTCGATCAAGGCGCATTTAAAGCCGATGGCGGTGGGTTTGAGCGATTGAATAAGATGTTTAACGGACAGCTAGATGAGATTGTCGTCGAGATTCGCGAGCAGCTTTGGGAAGACGTGAGTTAG
- a CDS encoding PDDEXK family nuclease yields MSAGIFVIQENGQLVEMAERAYDSEALLQELLEKYPNLLAGDQINSGEPRRWLLISREMGVPFEEAGAGRWFVDHLFLDQDGILTLVEVKRSSDTRIRREVVGQMLDYAANGVVHWTAERIRASFEANCQTQAQEPEEVLAEFLDGDADTEKFWQQVATNLQIGKIRMLFVADQIPLELQRVVEFLNVQMNPAEVLAVEIKQFVGEGLKTLVPRVIGQTVEAQKNKTLTSSASRQWDEASFRQALESRQGGTELAEIADKLLDWARRKELYLWRGKGSKYGSVMPILSHRGVDYQLFSIWTTGSIEIGFQYLQNKHPFDVESKRVELLTRLNEIEGISLPESVITKRPSLPLAVLKPEASLQQFLAVFDWVIDQVKLD; encoded by the coding sequence ATGAGCGCAGGAATATTTGTGATTCAAGAGAACGGGCAACTGGTTGAGATGGCAGAACGAGCGTATGACTCAGAGGCATTGCTCCAGGAACTGCTTGAGAAATATCCAAACCTGCTGGCCGGGGATCAAATTAACAGTGGTGAGCCGAGACGCTGGCTTTTGATCTCTCGCGAAATGGGAGTTCCATTTGAAGAAGCGGGTGCAGGGCGTTGGTTTGTGGATCACTTATTTCTTGATCAAGATGGAATTCTCACCCTGGTCGAGGTGAAGCGGAGCAGCGATACCCGAATTCGGCGTGAAGTGGTTGGACAGATGCTGGATTATGCCGCGAATGGCGTTGTTCATTGGACGGCTGAGAGAATCCGTGCCAGCTTTGAGGCGAACTGCCAAACCCAAGCCCAAGAACCAGAGGAAGTTTTAGCAGAATTTCTCGATGGTGATGCTGATACAGAGAAGTTTTGGCAACAGGTTGCAACTAATCTCCAAATCGGCAAAATCAGAATGCTATTCGTCGCAGATCAAATTCCACTAGAGCTTCAGCGTGTAGTGGAATTTTTGAACGTGCAAATGAATCCGGCAGAAGTTCTCGCTGTTGAAATCAAGCAGTTTGTGGGAGAAGGGCTGAAAACGTTGGTGCCTAGAGTAATTGGACAGACGGTGGAAGCTCAAAAGAATAAGACTTTAACGAGTTCTGCAAGCCGACAGTGGGATGAAGCCTCTTTTCGTCAAGCACTGGAATCGAGGCAAGGAGGAACAGAACTGGCTGAAATTGCTGATAAACTCCTGGACTGGGCGCGACGAAAAGAACTCTATCTGTGGCGAGGCAAAGGGTCGAAATATGGTTCAGTGATGCCGATTTTGAGCCATCGCGGGGTAGATTATCAGCTTTTTTCAATTTGGACGACAGGATCGATCGAGATCGGGTTTCAGTATCTCCAAAATAAGCATCCGTTTGATGTCGAGAGTAAGCGTGTAGAGCTTTTAACTCGACTGAATGAGATCGAAGGAATTTCTCTGCCTGAATCGGTGATTACGAAACGTCCTTCGCTGCCATTAGCAGTGCTCAAGCCCGAAGCGAGTTTGCAACAGTTCTTGGCAGTATTTGATTGGGTGATCGATCAGGTTAAGTTAGATTAA
- a CDS encoding class I SAM-dependent DNA methyltransferase codes for MTATTDIGQKLWTLCDSLRDDGITYLQYVTELTYLLFLKMMQETENDHQLPEGYRWADLVGKNGVEQLEFYRSLLLHLGSKDSSKRVQSIFANAQTALKQPRILKKLVQSMDEIDWYSAKREGLGDLYENLLEKNASEKKSGAGQYFTPRPLIDSMVALIQPQVGELVQDPAAGTGGFLIAADRFVKEQTDELYDLPQELQDFQRQQAFYGIELVQDAHRLLLMNLMLHGIEGDVALGDTLSSDGQRLKRANVILTNPPFGTKKGGGLPSRDDFTYATSNKQLAFLQHIYRSLKPGGRAAVVLPDNVLFEDKQGRSIRADLMDKCNLHTILRLPTGIFYAQGVKTNVLFFQRGTTEKGNTQSVWIYDMRTNMPSFGKRIPLTRDHFQEFEQCYGTDPNGQSERIDQGETGRFRCFTREAIAKRGDNLDISWLRDESLQSDELQEPEVIAAEILERLQVATKEMEALMVLLEGEEAAEAVTASVGLPLL; via the coding sequence ATGACTGCAACCACTGATATTGGTCAAAAGCTTTGGACTCTCTGTGACTCTCTACGAGACGATGGCATCACGTATTTGCAGTACGTCACGGAATTGACCTACCTGCTGTTTCTCAAGATGATGCAGGAGACGGAGAACGATCATCAGTTGCCTGAAGGGTATCGGTGGGCGGATTTGGTCGGCAAAAATGGCGTGGAGCAATTGGAGTTTTATCGATCGCTCCTGCTTCATCTCGGTTCAAAAGATTCCTCAAAGCGAGTGCAATCCATTTTCGCGAATGCTCAAACTGCTCTGAAACAACCTCGAATTCTCAAGAAGCTTGTTCAGAGTATGGATGAAATTGACTGGTATTCTGCAAAGCGGGAAGGATTAGGCGATTTGTATGAGAACTTACTCGAAAAGAACGCCAGTGAGAAAAAGTCAGGAGCGGGACAGTATTTTACGCCGAGACCGTTGATCGATTCGATGGTGGCGCTGATTCAGCCGCAAGTGGGAGAACTGGTGCAAGATCCGGCGGCGGGGACGGGTGGGTTTTTGATTGCTGCGGATCGCTTCGTTAAAGAACAGACGGACGAGCTTTACGATCTGCCTCAAGAACTGCAAGATTTTCAGCGGCAGCAGGCGTTTTACGGCATTGAGTTGGTGCAGGATGCTCATCGGTTGTTGCTGATGAATTTGATGCTGCATGGAATTGAAGGGGATGTGGCGTTGGGCGATACGCTTTCTTCAGATGGGCAGAGATTGAAACGGGCAAATGTGATTTTGACGAATCCGCCGTTTGGGACGAAGAAGGGAGGCGGGCTGCCGTCACGGGATGACTTTACCTATGCAACTTCCAACAAGCAGTTGGCATTTTTGCAGCATATTTATCGATCGCTGAAGCCCGGAGGACGTGCCGCAGTGGTGTTGCCGGATAACGTGCTATTTGAAGATAAGCAAGGTCGATCGATTCGAGCGGATTTGATGGATAAGTGCAATTTGCATACGATTTTGCGCTTGCCGACGGGGATTTTTTACGCGCAGGGTGTGAAGACAAATGTGCTGTTTTTCCAGCGTGGGACGACTGAGAAGGGCAACACGCAGTCAGTCTGGATCTATGACATGCGGACGAATATGCCGAGCTTTGGGAAGCGGATTCCGTTGACGCGGGATCATTTTCAGGAGTTTGAGCAGTGTTACGGAACTGACCCGAATGGTCAGAGTGAGCGGATTGATCAAGGCGAGACGGGGCGGTTTCGCTGCTTTACGCGAGAGGCGATCGCGAAACGGGGCGATAACTTAGATATTTCTTGGCTGCGGGATGAGAGTTTGCAGTCGGATGAGTTGCAAGAGCCAGAAGTGATTGCGGCGGAGATTTTGGAGCGGTTACAGGTGGCAACGAAGGAGATGGAAGCGCTGATGGTGTTGCTGGAAGGGGAGGAAGCGGCAGAGGCGGTGACGGCTTCGGTTGGGTTGCCGCTGCTTTAA
- a CDS encoding nucleotidyltransferase family protein, whose translation MSVEQTIDLNRILHDRLKVSQDAIAQFCRRWKVTEFALFGSVLRDDFRVEGEDRSDIDVLVVFDQNSGWNLFDVMNMQRELEGLLDRKVDLLEKQQLKNPYRRNNILKSHRVVYAGE comes from the coding sequence ATGAGCGTTGAGCAGACGATCGATTTAAATCGGATTTTGCACGATCGCTTAAAGGTGTCGCAGGATGCGATCGCCCAGTTTTGTCGGCGCTGGAAAGTTACTGAGTTTGCATTGTTTGGGTCGGTGCTGCGGGATGATTTTCGGGTAGAGGGCGAAGATCGCAGCGACATTGATGTTTTAGTGGTATTTGACCAAAATTCGGGGTGGAATCTGTTCGATGTGATGAATATGCAGCGAGAGCTAGAAGGATTGCTCGATCGAAAAGTGGATTTGCTTGAGAAACAACAGTTAAAAAACCCTTATCGGCGAAATAATATTTTGAAGTCGCATCGGGTAGTTTATGCAGGCGAATGA
- a CDS encoding HepT-like ribonuclease domain-containing protein, whose amino-acid sequence MQANERDIADLWDMAQTIRRIQEFSAGSTLGDYLNSALLQSAIKRQFEVLGEAARRISPDFQQAHPEIDWRNIIGLRNVIAHRYEQVIQERLWNNIEAILPDLLVQVESLLPPLEE is encoded by the coding sequence ATGCAGGCGAATGAACGGGATATTGCAGATCTGTGGGACATGGCGCAGACGATTCGACGAATTCAAGAATTTAGCGCGGGCAGCACATTGGGGGACTACTTGAATAGTGCTTTACTACAAAGCGCGATCAAGCGTCAGTTTGAGGTTTTAGGAGAGGCAGCACGACGAATTTCACCGGATTTTCAGCAGGCGCACCCGGAGATTGATTGGAGAAATATTATTGGTCTAAGAAATGTGATTGCTCATCGGTATGAACAGGTGATCCAGGAGAGACTTTGGAATAATATTGAAGCGATTTTGCCAGATTTGTTAGTACAGGTTGAATCGTTGTTGCCGCCATTGGAGGAGTAG
- a CDS encoding nucleotidyltransferase family protein: protein MKSIEEIRQVLRESKPLLRDQYRVTEVGIFGSYARGEQTETSDVDVLIDYEEAPTLFKLVELRGFLSELMGVKVDVVTKHGMKPRIRERVLSEVIFV, encoded by the coding sequence ATGAAGTCAATTGAGGAAATTCGACAAGTTCTGAGGGAAAGTAAGCCGCTCTTGCGGGATCAGTATCGAGTGACTGAGGTGGGGATTTTTGGATCTTATGCGCGGGGTGAGCAGACTGAGACGAGTGATGTGGATGTGCTGATCGATTATGAGGAAGCTCCAACGCTGTTTAAGTTGGTTGAATTGCGGGGCTTTTTGAGTGAGTTGATGGGTGTGAAGGTCGATGTGGTGACGAAGCATGGGATGAAACCACGGATTCGAGAACGAGTGTTGTCAGAAGTGATTTTTGTATGA
- a CDS encoding HepT-like ribonuclease domain-containing protein, translating into MTGRSLSEFLQDILDTISEIENFTAGVEFEAFQANREKILAVVKLIEILGEAVKKIPDEVRNRYPEIPWKSIAGMRDILVHEYWGIDVNVIWATVQEGLPPLKVVIIEIVSSDE; encoded by the coding sequence ATGACGGGTCGATCTCTGTCTGAGTTTTTGCAGGATATTTTGGACACGATCTCAGAGATCGAGAACTTTACAGCAGGGGTTGAGTTTGAAGCGTTTCAAGCAAACCGAGAAAAGATTTTAGCGGTTGTGAAGTTGATCGAGATTTTGGGCGAAGCGGTGAAGAAGATCCCGGATGAGGTTCGGAATCGGTATCCTGAGATTCCTTGGAAATCGATCGCGGGAATGCGCGATATTTTGGTGCATGAATATTGGGGGATTGATGTTAACGTGATTTGGGCAACGGTTCAGGAAGGTTTGCCACCGTTGAAAGTTGTGATTATTGAGATTGTTAGTAGCGATGAGTGA